From the genome of Burkholderia cepacia ATCC 25416:
ATGCGGCCGCGTGCATCGAACTGCGCGGCAAGACGCGCGAGAACGCATTCACCGACGCGCAGTTGCGCGACCTCGGCATCACCGTCGAAAGCTGGGGCGACGGCATCCGGGACGGCCTGGTCTCGGGCCGGGTCTGCTGCGCGAACGGGCGCATGGTCGGCTACTGCTTCGGCGACACCGGATCGGGCGAGATCGTCGTGCTCGCGATCCTGCCCGAATACGAGGGGGCGGGGATCGGCAAGCGGCTGCTGCTGCAGGTGATCGACACGTTCGCCGCGAACGGTTTCACGTCGCTGTTTCTCGGGTGCTCGACCGATCCGACGTCGCGCTCGTACGGCTTCTACCGGCATCTGGGCTGGACGCCGACGGGCACGCTCGACGCCGCCGGCGACGAAATCCTGACGCTGCGGATCGCGCGGCACGCATGACGGCAAGCGGCGGAGGCGCCAGGCGCTTTGTCGATTCGTCGATCCGTCGCTTCGTAAAACTGTTTCGTCATACCAAGCGATCGCGTGACCGCGGCGCCTGCGCTGACCTACGATGGAGACATCGCTTCCACCGTCCACCGAGCCGTGTGCACCCACTACCGCGCTCCCGATGAAGACCCGGGCATCAGCGAACTGAAGATCGGGTTCGGCGACCTGTTCCGCCGCGACCCCTGGGCACCCGACGTGTATCCCGACTACGCGGCGCCGGTCGCGCGCGCCGACGGCGACGGCCTCGAGGTCGTCGCGGCCGTGTTCGGTTTCTGGCCGAAATTCATGCAGCCCGAGCGGGTCGACGAGAACGGTCGAAAAAGAAAGAAACTCGATACGGTGAACGCGCGGGCGGAAACGGTCGGCTCGTCGCGGCTCTACGGCACTGCGTGGCGCAACGGCCAGCGCTGCCTGATCCCGGTGCGCTGGATCGTCGAGCCCTGTTACGAAACCGGTCGCAACGTGTGGCACCGGATCGGCGTCGCCGGCTGGCAACCGTGCTGCGTCGCCGGCATCTGGCGGCGCTACGAAGGCGCCGACGGCCGCGAACGCGTGGGCATGGCGATGCTCACGGTCAACGCCGACGCGCACCCGCTGTTCGCACGGATGCATCGGCCCGGCGAAGAGAAGCGGGGCGTCGTGATCCTGCGCCGCGACGATTACGACGAGTGGCTGCACGTGCGCGACATCGAGGCAGCCCGGCGCATGCTGACCGTGCTCCCGGCCGCCGACATGACGGCCGAACCCGATCAGGCATCGCCCGCGCGCATCTGAGCTTTCATTATTCCGACGTCTTGCTTTCGACAAAATCGTCCGAACGTGGGCCGATTGTTCGGACGATTTCGAAAATCGGCCGATACCGGGTAATCACCGATATCTCGCAAGTTGTATATACAAGATCATCCGCTGGCAATGTCGGCACACGTCGTGCCGCTTGCGCGCCAGCGCGCAAACCGTGCGTGCGTGGCGCATGCCGGCGATCCACGGCGCCCCGCACCCGCAGAGCCGAAAGGGCGGCTCGCAGCTTCCCGTCTTGTTCGAACCATTTGTGATCCTGAGTATTTTGGAGATTTGCCCGTGTCTACGAATCCCAGTGGAAAAGCCGGCGGCCTGATCGAAGTCCGATCGATCGACTTCATTCCCGACGCCGAGCGCCACGGCGGCCTGCTGAGCCAGTTCACCCTGTGGCTGTCGGCCAACCTGCAGATCACGGCCATCGTCACGGGCGCGCTCGCCGTCGTGCTCGGCGGCGACGTGTTCTGGTCGCTGGTCGCGCTGCTGCTCGGCCAGTTCGTCGGCGGCGCGGTGATGGCGCTG
Proteins encoded in this window:
- a CDS encoding GNAT family N-acetyltransferase; translated protein: MTELTWREAVPDDAAACIELRGKTRENAFTDAQLRDLGITVESWGDGIRDGLVSGRVCCANGRMVGYCFGDTGSGEIVVLAILPEYEGAGIGKRLLLQVIDTFAANGFTSLFLGCSTDPTSRSYGFYRHLGWTPTGTLDAAGDEILTLRIARHA
- a CDS encoding SOS response-associated peptidase family protein; its protein translation is MCTHYRAPDEDPGISELKIGFGDLFRRDPWAPDVYPDYAAPVARADGDGLEVVAAVFGFWPKFMQPERVDENGRKRKKLDTVNARAETVGSSRLYGTAWRNGQRCLIPVRWIVEPCYETGRNVWHRIGVAGWQPCCVAGIWRRYEGADGRERVGMAMLTVNADAHPLFARMHRPGEEKRGVVILRRDDYDEWLHVRDIEAARRMLTVLPAADMTAEPDQASPARI